One window of Quercus robur chromosome 5, dhQueRobu3.1, whole genome shotgun sequence genomic DNA carries:
- the LOC126726951 gene encoding major latex allergen Hev b 5-like isoform X1, whose amino-acid sequence MATVEVASAPSALAEVNETTEVTKTEETVKVEPVAVPAAPEPVTEEPKEVTPEAPAAEQPAAPESVEAPVEVETKDIVVEETKVETEEPAVEKPAEETQEVKAEPVAEEETKEETVEATEVAAAPAEVEKPVEEEKPAEAAVEPSTEVPVEKIEE is encoded by the exons ATGGCCACAGTTGAG GTAGCATCAGCTCCATCAGCATTGGCTGAGGTCAATGAGACAACTGAGGTGACAAAGACTGAGGAGACAGTAAAGGTAGAGCCAGTGGCTGTACCCGCTGCCCCAGAACCCGTCactgaagaaccaaaagaagtgACACCTGAAGCCCCAGCAGCAGAGCAACCAGCTGCTCCAGAATCTGTAGAAGCTCCAGTAGAAGTTGAGACCAAGGATATTGTGGTTGAGGAAACCAAGGTTGAGACAGAGGAGCCAGCAGTGGAGAAGCCAGCAGAAGAGACTCAAGAAGTGAAAGCAGAACCCGTTGCTGAGGAAGAGACCAAAGAAGAGACTGTTGAAGCCACTGAAGTAGCAGCAGCCCCAGCTGAGGTAGAGAAACCAGTTGAGGAAGAGAAGCCAGCTGAAGCAGCAGTGGAGCCTAGCACTGAAGTCCCAGTTGAGAAGATTGAGGAATAG
- the LOC126726952 gene encoding uncharacterized protein LOC126726952 gives MAEDLVLDTAIRDWVLIPLSVVMVLIGILRHFVSKLMRSSQVPDAKIVKEGQLIVRARNLRSGANFIPPRSFRTRRFYFSNEENGLLHVPKGQAPNPQAQMFSDPNMAMDMMKKNLSMIIPQTLTFAWVNFFFSGFVAAKIPFPLTQRFRSMLQNGIDLSTVDVSYVSSRSWYFLNLFGLRGLFSLILGEDNATDDTQRMMQMSGFGFDPTKSLGAEKDSLDIVQHDWALPKFEQRAEAVLRKILS, from the exons ATGGCGGAAGATCTGGTGCTAGACACGGCGATTAGAGACTGGGTCCTGATCCCTCTCTCCGTGGTCATGGTCCTCATCGGGATCCTCCGACACTTCGTCTCCAAACTCATGCGCTCTAGCCAAGTTCCCGATGCCAAAATCGTCAAAGAAGG gcAATTGATTGTTAGGGCTCGGAATTTACGTTCCGGTGCTAATTTTATTCCTCCCAGGTCGTTTCGTACTCGCAGATTCTATTTCAGCAATGAG GAAAATGGGCTATTGCATGTTCCTAAGGGTCAGGCTCCAAATCCCCAGGCACAAATGTTCTCTGATCCAAACATGGCTATGGATATGATGAAGAAGAACCTTTCAATGATTATTCCCCAG ACTCTTACTTTCGCATGGGTAAACTTTTTCTTCTCGGGATTTGTAGCAG CTAAAATACCATTTCCGTTGACTCAGAGGTTCAGGTCAATGCTACAGAATGGAATTGACTTGAGTACTGTGGATGTTAGCTATGTCAGTAGTCGCTCATG GTATTTTCTCAATCTGTTTGGATTAAGAGGTTTATTTAGTCTCATATTGGGAGAAGACAATG CCACAGATGACACCCAGCGTATGATGCAAATGAGTGGGTTTGGCTTTGATCCAACGAAG AGTTTGGGTGCTGAGAAAGACAGTCTTGACATAGTTCAGCACGATTGGGCCCTACCAAAATTTGAGCAGCGTGCAGAAGCAGTATTGAGAAAAATACTCAGCTGA
- the LOC126726953 gene encoding uncharacterized protein LOC126726953, with amino-acid sequence MALVSLPTIKYSSRFISHSPHSLPYISLPSKLQNLPLREPQKKAYVPSNSHSPISHQALIYSSFSSRHTRLALVPINAKNSGSGEEDHSDGKHSGSGEEDHLDARHSGSREEDHRALETVNKFYAAIKNKNINQLSDIIGDECRCICNFSSFFQSYDGKMQVLDFLSNLIKSFGNNFEFIVKPTLHDGMHVGVSWRIECKNIRVPLGKGFSFHIMQYYQGKLYLRNVEMFMEPLLHIEPVRLKLIAFVMKLIDKMDIHIGSKSKGKRVMYFLLAMFLIFACVLV; translated from the exons ATGGCCTTGGTCTCTTTACCCACCATCAAATACAGCAGTAGATTTATCTCGCATTCCCCACATTCCCTTCCTTACATCTCTCTACCAAGCAAATTACAAAACCTTCCTCTTAGAGAACCACAAAAGAAGGCTTATGTTCCTAGTAATTCTCACTCTCCAATTTCACACCAAGCTTTGATTTACAGCAGCTTCTCTTCGAGACACACACGCTTAGCATTAGTGCCAATTAATGCTAAAAACTCAGGATCAGGAGAGGAAGATCATTCTGATGGTAAACATTCAGGATCAGGAGAGGAAGATCATCTTGATGCTAGACACTCAGGATCAAGAGAGGAAGATCATCGAGCTCTGGAGACTGTTAACAAGTTTTACGCCGcaatcaagaacaaaaacatTAATCAGTTATCTGATATAATTGGAGATGAATGCAGATGCATCTGcaatttctcctcttttttccaATCCTATGATGGGAAAATG CAAGTGTTGGATTTTCTCTCTAATCTGATTAAAAGCtttggaaataattttgaatttattgtaaaaCCGACATTGCATGATGGTATGCATGTTGGCGTTTCATGGAGGATAG AATGCAAGAATATTCGTGTGCCTCTAGGAAAGGGTTTCAGCTTCCATATTATGCAGTACTACCAGGGGAAGCTGTATTTAAG AAATGTGGAGATGTTCATGGAACCGCTTCTTCATATTGAACCTGTTAGACTG aaatTGATTGCGTTTGTGATGAAACTAATAGACAAGATGGATATTCACATAGGATCCAAGAGTAAAGGCAAGAGAGTCATGTATTTTTTACTCGCTATGTTCCTCATTTTTGCCTGTGTACTTGTTTAA